The following coding sequences are from one Rhipicephalus microplus isolate Deutch F79 chromosome 3, USDA_Rmic, whole genome shotgun sequence window:
- the LOC119160615 gene encoding RILP-like protein homolog isoform X3 encodes MERASEALSVDDVYSLAEEIGKEFEILIDSYGVDPVNKLVTKVIRVLEYLEAYATKNDIASDEIAQLRAQIYQLEHDKYEKAESRSKLEKEMEQYEDIWRQEMKDLGGLVARLQEENSKLSSSLKEKESHRSLHYEAHSVTLGEDIVVLERLRDAFDKQAAQLKQCEKDKAKQAADIESLQQQLDASKKATQEQSRRNRRLQQQMRQLCDERGDLQVQLQDQQSQLQALQERLGLAVKDHDDLLQSRDAVLDMHGKVVIDLDDPNRPRFTLEELKHILFERNELKARVSDLEDELALYRPRWWAHEATSLLTRPVDPPSPVKDEDRPVQGPINQEPEEKLFSYGKASGIRKFFPSALWPRVKPG; translated from the exons ATGGAGCGCGCATCGGAGGCGCTTAGCGTCGATGACGTCTACAGCCTTGCCGAGGAGATCGGCAAGGAGTTTGAAATCCTCATTGACAGCTACGGCGTCGATCCCGTGAACAAGTTGGTCACCAAAGTGATTCGTGTGCTGGAGTATCTAGAAGCGTACGCCACCAAGAATGACATCGCCAGTGACGAGATCGCCCAGCTCAGGGCGCAGATATATCAGCTCGAACACGACAAGTACGAGAAGGCCGAGTCGAGGAGCAAGCTCGAAAAG GAAATGGAGCAGTATGAAGACATCTGGAGACAAGAAATGAAAGATCTGGGCGGCCTCGTGGCTCGGCTACAGGAGGAAAACTCCAAGTTAAGCAGCTCcctcaaagagaaagagagccACCGTTCCCTGCATTACGAGGCACACA GTGTGACGCTTGGCGAAGACATTGTTGTCCTCGAACGACTCCGGGACGCCTTTGACAAACAAGCAGCTCAGCTGAAGCAGTGTGAGAAGGACAAGGCTAAGCAAGCTGCCGACATAGAATCT CTTCAGCAGCAGCTGGATGCCAGCAAGAAGGCCACTCAGGAGCAGAGTCGACGCAACCGGCGGCTGCAGCAGCAGATGCGGCAGCTGTGCGACGAGCGTGGCGACCTGCAGGTGCAGTTGCAGGACCAACAGAGCCAGCTGCAGGCCTTGCAGGAGCGACTAGGCCTCGCTGTCAAGGACCACGACGACCTTCTCCAGTCCAGG GATGCTGTCCTGGATATGCATGGAAAAGTGGTCATTGACCTGGACGACCCGAATCGACCCCGCTTCACGCTGGAGGAGCTCAAGCACATCCTTTTTGAAAGGAATGAGCTCAAGGCTCGAGTTAGTGATCTTGAAGACGAGCTGGCTCTGTACAGGCCAAG GTGGTGGGCTCATGAGGCAACCTCGCTTCTGACCAGGCCGGTTGACCCACCATCTCCGGTCAAGGACGAAGACCGGCCCGTCCAAGGACCCATCAACCAGGAGCCTGAGGAGAAGCTTTTTTCCTACGGAAAGGCCTCCGGCATTCGCAAATT TTTTCCAAGTGCCCTGTGGCCCCGCGTCAAGCCGGGATGA
- the LOC119160615 gene encoding RILP-like protein homolog isoform X4 has translation MERASEALSVDDVYSLAEEIGKEFEILIDSYGVDPVNKLVTKVIRVLEYLEAYATKNDIASDEIAQLRAQIYQLEHDKYEKAESRSKLEKEMEQYEDIWRQEMKDLGGLVARLQEENSKLSSSLKEKESHRSLHYEAHSVTLGEDIVVLERLRDAFDKQAAQLKQCEKDKAKQAADIESLQQQLDASKKATQEQSRRNRRLQQQMRQLCDERGDLQVQLQDQQSQLQALQERLGLAVKDHDDLLQSRDAVLDMHGKVVIDLDDPNRPRFTLEELKHILFERNELKARVSDLEDELALYRPRPVDPPSPVKDEDRPVQGPINQEPEEKLFSYGKASGIRKFFPSALWPRVKPG, from the exons ATGGAGCGCGCATCGGAGGCGCTTAGCGTCGATGACGTCTACAGCCTTGCCGAGGAGATCGGCAAGGAGTTTGAAATCCTCATTGACAGCTACGGCGTCGATCCCGTGAACAAGTTGGTCACCAAAGTGATTCGTGTGCTGGAGTATCTAGAAGCGTACGCCACCAAGAATGACATCGCCAGTGACGAGATCGCCCAGCTCAGGGCGCAGATATATCAGCTCGAACACGACAAGTACGAGAAGGCCGAGTCGAGGAGCAAGCTCGAAAAG GAAATGGAGCAGTATGAAGACATCTGGAGACAAGAAATGAAAGATCTGGGCGGCCTCGTGGCTCGGCTACAGGAGGAAAACTCCAAGTTAAGCAGCTCcctcaaagagaaagagagccACCGTTCCCTGCATTACGAGGCACACA GTGTGACGCTTGGCGAAGACATTGTTGTCCTCGAACGACTCCGGGACGCCTTTGACAAACAAGCAGCTCAGCTGAAGCAGTGTGAGAAGGACAAGGCTAAGCAAGCTGCCGACATAGAATCT CTTCAGCAGCAGCTGGATGCCAGCAAGAAGGCCACTCAGGAGCAGAGTCGACGCAACCGGCGGCTGCAGCAGCAGATGCGGCAGCTGTGCGACGAGCGTGGCGACCTGCAGGTGCAGTTGCAGGACCAACAGAGCCAGCTGCAGGCCTTGCAGGAGCGACTAGGCCTCGCTGTCAAGGACCACGACGACCTTCTCCAGTCCAGG GATGCTGTCCTGGATATGCATGGAAAAGTGGTCATTGACCTGGACGACCCGAATCGACCCCGCTTCACGCTGGAGGAGCTCAAGCACATCCTTTTTGAAAGGAATGAGCTCAAGGCTCGAGTTAGTGATCTTGAAGACGAGCTGGCTCTGTACAGGCCAAG GCCGGTTGACCCACCATCTCCGGTCAAGGACGAAGACCGGCCCGTCCAAGGACCCATCAACCAGGAGCCTGAGGAGAAGCTTTTTTCCTACGGAAAGGCCTCCGGCATTCGCAAATT TTTTCCAAGTGCCCTGTGGCCCCGCGTCAAGCCGGGATGA
- the LOC119160615 gene encoding RILP-like protein homolog isoform X1 → MERASEALSVDDVYSLAEEIGKEFEILIDSYGVDPVNKLVTKVIRVLEYLEAYATKNDIASDEIAQLRAQIYQLEHDKYEKAESRSKLEKEMEQYEDIWRQEMKDLGGLVARLQEENSKLSSSLKEKESHRSLHYEAHSVTLGEDIVVLERLRDAFDKQAAQLKQCEKDKAKQAADIESLQQQLDASKKATQEQSRRNRRLQQQMRQLCDERGDLQVQLQDQQSQLQALQERLGLAVKDHDDLLQSRDAVLDMHGKVVIDLDDPNRPRFTLEELKHILFERNELKARVSDLEDELALYRPRWWAHEATSLLTRPVDPPSPVKDEDRPVQGPINQEPEEKLFSYGKASGIRKFFQYVMNNLQMPGEEPRLEILPERFSFPSALWPRVKPG, encoded by the exons ATGGAGCGCGCATCGGAGGCGCTTAGCGTCGATGACGTCTACAGCCTTGCCGAGGAGATCGGCAAGGAGTTTGAAATCCTCATTGACAGCTACGGCGTCGATCCCGTGAACAAGTTGGTCACCAAAGTGATTCGTGTGCTGGAGTATCTAGAAGCGTACGCCACCAAGAATGACATCGCCAGTGACGAGATCGCCCAGCTCAGGGCGCAGATATATCAGCTCGAACACGACAAGTACGAGAAGGCCGAGTCGAGGAGCAAGCTCGAAAAG GAAATGGAGCAGTATGAAGACATCTGGAGACAAGAAATGAAAGATCTGGGCGGCCTCGTGGCTCGGCTACAGGAGGAAAACTCCAAGTTAAGCAGCTCcctcaaagagaaagagagccACCGTTCCCTGCATTACGAGGCACACA GTGTGACGCTTGGCGAAGACATTGTTGTCCTCGAACGACTCCGGGACGCCTTTGACAAACAAGCAGCTCAGCTGAAGCAGTGTGAGAAGGACAAGGCTAAGCAAGCTGCCGACATAGAATCT CTTCAGCAGCAGCTGGATGCCAGCAAGAAGGCCACTCAGGAGCAGAGTCGACGCAACCGGCGGCTGCAGCAGCAGATGCGGCAGCTGTGCGACGAGCGTGGCGACCTGCAGGTGCAGTTGCAGGACCAACAGAGCCAGCTGCAGGCCTTGCAGGAGCGACTAGGCCTCGCTGTCAAGGACCACGACGACCTTCTCCAGTCCAGG GATGCTGTCCTGGATATGCATGGAAAAGTGGTCATTGACCTGGACGACCCGAATCGACCCCGCTTCACGCTGGAGGAGCTCAAGCACATCCTTTTTGAAAGGAATGAGCTCAAGGCTCGAGTTAGTGATCTTGAAGACGAGCTGGCTCTGTACAGGCCAAG GTGGTGGGCTCATGAGGCAACCTCGCTTCTGACCAGGCCGGTTGACCCACCATCTCCGGTCAAGGACGAAGACCGGCCCGTCCAAGGACCCATCAACCAGGAGCCTGAGGAGAAGCTTTTTTCCTACGGAAAGGCCTCCGGCATTCGCAAATT TTTCCAGTACGTGATGAACAACCTCCAGATGCCTGGAGAGGAGCCACGCTTAGAAATCTTGCCCGAACGTTTCAGTTTTCCAAGTGCCCTGTGGCCCCGCGTCAAGCCGGGATGA
- the LOC119160615 gene encoding RILP-like protein homolog isoform X2, whose protein sequence is MERASEALSVDDVYSLAEEIGKEFEILIDSYGVDPVNKLVTKVIRVLEYLEAYATKNDIASDEIAQLRAQIYQLEHDKYEKAESRSKLEKEMEQYEDIWRQEMKDLGGLVARLQEENSKLSSSLKEKESHRSLHYEAHSVTLGEDIVVLERLRDAFDKQAAQLKQCEKDKAKQAADIESLQQQLDASKKATQEQSRRNRRLQQQMRQLCDERGDLQVQLQDQQSQLQALQERLGLAVKDHDDLLQSRDAVLDMHGKVVIDLDDPNRPRFTLEELKHILFERNELKARVSDLEDELALYRPRPVDPPSPVKDEDRPVQGPINQEPEEKLFSYGKASGIRKFFQYVMNNLQMPGEEPRLEILPERFSFPSALWPRVKPG, encoded by the exons ATGGAGCGCGCATCGGAGGCGCTTAGCGTCGATGACGTCTACAGCCTTGCCGAGGAGATCGGCAAGGAGTTTGAAATCCTCATTGACAGCTACGGCGTCGATCCCGTGAACAAGTTGGTCACCAAAGTGATTCGTGTGCTGGAGTATCTAGAAGCGTACGCCACCAAGAATGACATCGCCAGTGACGAGATCGCCCAGCTCAGGGCGCAGATATATCAGCTCGAACACGACAAGTACGAGAAGGCCGAGTCGAGGAGCAAGCTCGAAAAG GAAATGGAGCAGTATGAAGACATCTGGAGACAAGAAATGAAAGATCTGGGCGGCCTCGTGGCTCGGCTACAGGAGGAAAACTCCAAGTTAAGCAGCTCcctcaaagagaaagagagccACCGTTCCCTGCATTACGAGGCACACA GTGTGACGCTTGGCGAAGACATTGTTGTCCTCGAACGACTCCGGGACGCCTTTGACAAACAAGCAGCTCAGCTGAAGCAGTGTGAGAAGGACAAGGCTAAGCAAGCTGCCGACATAGAATCT CTTCAGCAGCAGCTGGATGCCAGCAAGAAGGCCACTCAGGAGCAGAGTCGACGCAACCGGCGGCTGCAGCAGCAGATGCGGCAGCTGTGCGACGAGCGTGGCGACCTGCAGGTGCAGTTGCAGGACCAACAGAGCCAGCTGCAGGCCTTGCAGGAGCGACTAGGCCTCGCTGTCAAGGACCACGACGACCTTCTCCAGTCCAGG GATGCTGTCCTGGATATGCATGGAAAAGTGGTCATTGACCTGGACGACCCGAATCGACCCCGCTTCACGCTGGAGGAGCTCAAGCACATCCTTTTTGAAAGGAATGAGCTCAAGGCTCGAGTTAGTGATCTTGAAGACGAGCTGGCTCTGTACAGGCCAAG GCCGGTTGACCCACCATCTCCGGTCAAGGACGAAGACCGGCCCGTCCAAGGACCCATCAACCAGGAGCCTGAGGAGAAGCTTTTTTCCTACGGAAAGGCCTCCGGCATTCGCAAATT TTTCCAGTACGTGATGAACAACCTCCAGATGCCTGGAGAGGAGCCACGCTTAGAAATCTTGCCCGAACGTTTCAGTTTTCCAAGTGCCCTGTGGCCCCGCGTCAAGCCGGGATGA